The region TGGGCAGAGATCCAGTGGAGGGGATACTGAAATCTATTAGCAAATTAACAGCTCAGATACTTGTTGCAGCACATTGGAAACAGAAGGAACTACCTACCGGGCCTGCTCTATAGAAGAATCTTGGAGGAATATCAGGTGCAGAAAGGACATCTCGCCCTGTGTTCAGGTTTGGACTATTTCAGACCTGGGACTTTCTTGGATAGTTTACATGCTCAagcaattaaaaccattactttTACCAAATGATTTCCACCTGATTACACAAACCCTTATCTTGTCTtcactggattattgcaatgcgctATACCTTGGTTTACCCCAGTCAACTATTCATTCTCTccaattaattcaaaatgcaaCTGCTCGTATGTTATATAATATCCGTCGAAACGAACATATTTCCCCAATTTTAcaacaattacattggcttccagtatcaTACCGCATAACATACAAAATCCTATCTACCATACACAATTTGATTTACAACAATGACTCAATCTGGCTATGCTCATTACTGCGAATTTACAAACCCTCCAGACAACTACGCTCTTTCGACAAATGTTTATTGGAAATTCCTAATGTAAAATCTGTAAGTCTATCTCTAATCCGTAAAcgcgctttttcagttgcaggtccaacAATATGGAACGCTTTACCTGACTATATCCGACTGACCTCCAACCgtagagaatttaaaaaatcactgaaaacttaCCTATTTACCCAAGCTTTCAGCTACAATAGTTTGTATAATTTCATGATCTCCAACTAACCTTTTAACAATTGtctgtattttaatttgtgtatgtttttgactatgtgtaaaccgcctagacagatatatatttatccattgagcggtatataaaaacttttaaataaataaataaataaataaataaataaatagttaagcAATAATTGTGGAGCAGAGGGGAGAACTGACTCATATCAATGGGCTTCAATGTTGGCTTTGATACGTTGGtgaatttttggaaaaaaaactttaataaaaagaaaattataaaaaaaaagatgcatcCCATCAAGAGAAGAAGATGCAAGGACCATCCTTACTTAGCAGCCCCGGTACCCTAGCATGCAGAGCTCCTAGCAAGCTTTCCTCCTACGTCAGGGACACCACCAGCTGCCCGAGTACTGACCCTGATCGATGGCGTGCTGGGGGAGCTGGCTGAGCTGGCTGTTCACCACACCGGCATACGTGCGCAGAAAGGCTTCCTCGCTGGCTGTCAGCTGCAGTCGTGAAGAGGAGAAATGGTTACAGATTACAGCTCTGCAGCAGCCGCCTCAAACAAGGAATCGCTATACTTGCCCTCACAGACTACAACTGACCCACAGCCTGTGACCCCTGCCCTCACATACTGTCCTTCAGCTATGTCTGTCGCCCACATCCCCTTAGCCTCAGCTCTTAATCTAGCGGAACCACAACCCCATGACTTCAGGTTTCAAACCCTGCACCCGGCTCATGCTCTGTGCTCTCTGTCCCAATTCTTCTGCAAACTCCGTCCCCGAAGCCTAATTGTGAGCACTGCCCTCAGAGCTGCAACTCCACCCTCAACGACCCCTCCTTCACATTTCCACTGCACCCCCCAGCCATAAGCAGACAGAACCTCTTTCTGGGTCTTACATTTGAGCCCATTTTGCGCAGCATGAGCAGGACTCGCACTTTCTGCTGGATGTACATCTCCTCCGGACTCTTCCCAGGGACGCCCTCGCGGTTCATCCCCCTCCCCTGCTCCTGAGAGCCCTGCAGATGGCAGAAGGCAAGGGTCCTGTCAAACGGTGTCAAAGCAAACGTTCAGGCCAATGGCCATGAGCTGGCTGTCAGGGGAGAAAGCTTCTCTACCCAGGAAGCAGAAGGACTAGTAGATTAATTCCTCGCATCAAAAGACACGCCAGAACCAAATGCGCAGAGTAAGCAAATGAAGCAAAGCAAGGGAGGAggcagagaaaggagagagcaccAACTCCAGACAGAGTGATAGGAGAGGAAGATCCCACAGAGCCCAGAAATCCCAGCCACAGCCAGCAAAAGCGGATCCACTGGCTGACAGGGGCACCTCACCTTGCCCAGAAAGCTGCGGATAAAACCTCAGCTTTATTCCCCCTTTCTACACCAACAGACCAAGTCAGTGCTGAAACCCCAACAGCTGATATCAGGGCATCTGCAGCCCTCTCTCGCCCCCCTCCCCGAGCTCTCTTCAGCAggcaccctccctccctccacctcccacaTCTCACCTGCACTCCCCAAGCTCCCTTCCCTCAGCGGGAGAGTTTGGGGGTGTTAATGATGAGTGAGAGTAAACCTTTGCGCCTCCCCTGGTGCTGACGCTCTTCCCTTCCATGCTCAGTTCATGCTTTGTAAGCTGCTTACctgcttctgaaaatcccaacAGGTCACAACCAGCCACAATCATACAAAGTCCAGGAGCAAATCAGCAGATCCAGCCCCTCCCGAAGAAGCAAGCACCAAATCCAGCGTGTTACCTTCTGCAAAAGACCAAAGGCGAGCATTATTCTAGCCTCTCTTATTATACAAAGCAATAACTTGTGCGCGAGATACTTTTCCTATAGAAAACCACAGaatctgatggcagataaggaccctaAGGCCTGTCCAGGCCCAGCCCAATTTCATATGTGGTTGATGCCTAATTTCCTGCCAGTGTTTATCCTTTCTGGAGCACGTCTCCTCGCTGCGTCACCACTAGGGATCctccgttccatgcatccacccccccttccatgaagaaatatttgagGTTTGCTCCTCGGAGCCTCATATCATTGATGCTTTGTTCCGGAGCGCACTTTCCTCTGAAAatgatttctctctcttctctctagcatatcccacTGTTTCTCCTCTCGGATAGACagatttaggtccttaagtctcagcTCGTATGGCTTTTGGTGTACATTCTGCACCACTTTCATAGCTTTTCTCCAGAGCACCTGCACcctgtctatatcctttcagAGATTCGGCCTCCAGAACCAGATGCAATATTCTCACCAAAGCCCTGAACGCAGACCTTACTGCCTCCAGCCTGGCCTCTGCCTTGCCACAGTGTGTCACTACCTTTCACATATGTATAAAAAATGCACAAGATATATGTGGAATTACATTTTTGGTTATAGTAaatcatttcatttttagttACCAGCTTGCTACCAACGGCTATAAACACAGGCCTGGCAAGGGACTCACTGGGCTCCTGCAACTCTCCCCTCTCGCCAGGGCTTATTGGTCATATTCACAGATTCTACTACCCCACAGGCTGCAGGAACAGCATGAGagaagagggggggagagagtgaaaaaGAAAACACCCAGGGACAGTCCAGAAGAGAGGACGTTAAGAGACAGAGCGAACGGATAGTGAAAAGGACAGGGAGCAACAGGATCTTGAATCTGGGTGCTGTCCTCACTCTAGGCGCCAGAGCGTTGCCGCTGCTTCCTAAGTCTAAATCAAACTCTTCTGCCATTGGAGCCAGTGCTGCTACCACAAGGTGAGGAGGGGtaatatccccctccccccgttgTCATTAGTCCAGCTATGCCTGCAGGTAGGAAGCACCAACAATGCAAGCAGGAAGTGATCCGTCGTGCTGCCGCAAGAACACAGAAACAGCACCCAGCCTGTCCATCCACATCAACTCGGTCAGCTTTGCAATCTCTCAGAGACCCCCTGCTTTCTATCCTCATCTCCTCCATCCCCAtggggagactgttccatgcatctgttAAAACCATTTCCTTGGATTACTCCTGCATTGATGCAGACACTGTCGTGTGCGCGCCTGCTGGTCTCTTGTTCCTAACACGTGCCTGTCACGTGTGTGGGGTGATGTCACAGCCAGGGTCAGGGATTCAGTGGCTCAGAAGAACACCAGCTGCATAGCGAGA is a window of Rhinatrema bivittatum chromosome 15, aRhiBiv1.1, whole genome shotgun sequence DNA encoding:
- the CTNNBIP1 gene encoding beta-catenin-interacting protein 1 isoform X2 → MNREGVPGKSPEEMYIQQKVRVLLMLRKMGSNLTASEEAFLRTYAGVVNSQLSQLPQHAIDQGAEDGVMAFSKSETEDRRQ